The following are from one region of the Banduia mediterranea genome:
- a CDS encoding FAD-dependent oxidoreductase: MGAKNANQFLDTPRQDPKKLPVEVRIHDFREIYGQFQPEQAKAQSGRCLACGNPYCEWKCPVHNYIPNWLKLIEEGNLFEAAELSHQTNSLPEVCGRVCPQDRLCEGDCTLNDGFGAVTIGSIEKYISDEAFKQGWRPDMSKVKWTRKRVAVIGAGPAGLGCADVLIRNGVRPVVFDKYPEIGGLLTFGIPPFKLEKDVIRTRRQILEGMGVEFRLNTEIGKDISFESLLEEYDAVFLGMGTYTYMRGGFPGEDLPGVFEALPFLIANANRLLNYEDVAGMGYDVKGQNVVVLGGGDTAMDCNRTSIRQGAESVICAYRRDEANMPGSRREVANAKEEGVEFQWNRQPIEIVGKDRVEGVKLATTRLGPPDTRGRRRPETVPGSEEIIPADRVIIAFGFRPSPAEWFGGHQIDLHEDGRVRVNGAALSKHLFQTRNPKIFAGGDMVRGSDLVVTAVYEGRQAAEGILDYLEV, encoded by the coding sequence ATGGGCGCCAAAAACGCAAACCAGTTTCTCGACACGCCGCGGCAGGATCCGAAGAAGCTGCCGGTGGAAGTGCGGATTCACGACTTCCGCGAAATCTACGGGCAGTTTCAGCCGGAGCAGGCCAAGGCCCAGTCCGGGCGCTGCCTGGCCTGCGGCAATCCGTATTGCGAATGGAAGTGCCCGGTGCACAACTACATTCCGAACTGGCTCAAGCTGATCGAGGAAGGCAATCTGTTCGAGGCGGCGGAACTGTCGCACCAGACCAATTCCCTGCCCGAGGTCTGCGGCCGCGTCTGCCCGCAGGACCGCCTGTGCGAAGGCGACTGCACGCTCAACGACGGCTTCGGTGCCGTCACCATCGGCAGCATCGAGAAGTACATTTCGGACGAAGCCTTCAAGCAGGGCTGGCGTCCCGACATGTCCAAGGTCAAGTGGACCCGGAAGCGCGTTGCCGTGATCGGCGCCGGTCCGGCCGGTCTGGGTTGCGCGGACGTGCTGATCCGCAACGGCGTGCGCCCGGTGGTGTTCGACAAGTACCCGGAGATCGGCGGCCTGCTGACCTTCGGCATTCCGCCGTTCAAGCTCGAAAAGGATGTGATCCGCACGCGTCGTCAGATCCTCGAAGGCATGGGCGTGGAGTTCCGTCTCAACACCGAGATCGGCAAGGACATCAGCTTCGAATCGCTGCTCGAAGAGTACGACGCCGTGTTCCTCGGCATGGGCACCTACACCTACATGCGCGGCGGTTTTCCGGGAGAAGACCTGCCGGGCGTGTTCGAGGCGCTGCCGTTCCTGATCGCCAACGCCAACCGCCTGCTGAACTACGAAGACGTGGCCGGCATGGGTTACGACGTCAAGGGCCAGAACGTGGTGGTGCTCGGTGGCGGCGACACCGCGATGGACTGCAATCGCACCTCGATCCGCCAGGGCGCCGAAAGCGTGATCTGCGCCTACCGTCGCGACGAGGCCAACATGCCCGGTTCACGTCGCGAAGTCGCCAACGCCAAGGAAGAAGGCGTGGAGTTCCAATGGAACCGGCAGCCGATCGAGATCGTCGGCAAGGACCGGGTCGAAGGCGTCAAGCTCGCGACCACGCGCCTGGGTCCGCCGGACACGCGGGGTCGTCGCCGTCCCGAAACCGTGCCGGGCTCCGAGGAGATCATTCCGGCGGACCGGGTCATCATCGCCTTCGGTTTCCGACCGAGCCCGGCCGAATGGTTTGGTGGTCACCAGATCGATCTGCACGAGGACGGCCGCGTTCGCGTCAACGGCGCGGCCCTGTCCAAGCACCTGTTCCAGACCAGGAACCCCAAGATCTTCGCGGGCGGCGACATGGTGCGCGGCTCCGATCTGGTGGTCACGGCCGTTTACGAGGGGCGCCAGGCCGCCGAAGGCATCCTCGACTATCTGGAAGTCTGA
- the gltB gene encoding glutamate synthase large subunit: protein MFERQPFGLYQPEFERDSCGFGLIAHMDDQASHKLVQSAITALQRMTHRGAVAADGKTGDGCGLLMKKPDPFLRREAAKLGIELPQDYCAGNVFFSRDESRREHARTVFNEALEFHDLSVAGYREVPTEESALGEEALKTQPMIEQVFITAPEGTHKFAFELKLFKARRRAEKILAAEGDTEFYVTTLSCRVIVYKGLVMPEFLAEFYPDLADPALETSMCVFHQRFSTNTLPQWPLCHPFRYLAHNGEINTISGNRKWAMARAKKFECAEIPDIEEIAPLVNMRGSDSQSLDNMLEVLLAGGMDVFAALRTMIPPAWQNVEDLDPDVRAFYEYNSVNMEPWDGPAGVVLTDGRYAACCLDRNGLRPARYVITADRHITLASEIGVNDYKASEVVEKGRLRPGEILAVDTETGSLLRPEDIDKMLAMRKPYKQWLKANMRRLQAHLSEDPNALDIMPPDSVATYHKMFQLSFEERDQVLRPLAEAGTEAIGSMGDDTPFAVLSEKVRSVYDYFRQMFAQVTNPPIDPLREQIVMSLECQLGAERGMFEDSPARCARLLMDSPVLSEAKFRALNAIGESDPAYAQQVIDLNYDPALGLKAALEAVCEETVAAVRSGKVVIVLSDRAIERGRLPIHALMAVGAVNNRLVKEGLRCDCNIVVETATARDPHHFACLIGYGASVIYPYLAYASLYEMARAGQVKNKPAEQMAQSYRKGINKGLYKIISKMGISTISSYRGAQLFEIVGLHEDIVGLCFEGTVSRIQGSRFDDLQSEQDSLAELAWSSRKPIEQGGLHKYVHGGEYHAYNPDVIGTLQRAVKSGRYEDYQVYAAAVNERPVATIRDLFRIKTDHPIPIEEVEPVEAILMRFDSAGMSLGALSPEAHEALAMAMNRLGGRSNSGEGGEDPARYGTDKMSKIKQVASGRFGVTPAYLVNAEVLQIKVAQGAKPGEGGQLPGDKVNEMIATLRYSKPGVALISPPPHHDIYSIEDLAQLIFDLKQVNPKALVSVKLVSGPGVGTIAAGVAKAYADLITISGYDGGTGASPLTSVKYAGTPWELGLSETHQTLRMNNLRDKVRVQTDGGLKTGLDVVKAAILGAESFGFGTAPMVALGCKYLRICHLNNCATGVATQNSVLRLNHFIGLPEMVANYFRFIAQETRERLAQLGVRSIAELIGRTDLLKIVEAKSGKARGLDLSPILESAGMTLDSAHYCMFNNEPFDKGELAEAMTQDTLPAIEHKTGGMFHYTVQNRHRSIGARLSGEIARRHGNLGMSDKPITLKLKGTAGQSLGVWNAGGLHIELDGDANDFVGKGMTGGRIMIRPPKDSRYDTRDAVIIGNTCLYGATGGTLYAAGLAGERFAVRNSGAHAVVEGVGDHGCEYMTGGVVVVLGRTGVNFGAGMTGGFAYVLDEKRNFVDRYNHELIDIHRVVSESMDAHEHYLRAMIADYATVTGSRWAQQILSDWADFVGRFWLVKPRAAEIGTLIDSVRAAA from the coding sequence ATGTTTGAGCGCCAGCCTTTCGGTCTTTATCAGCCGGAATTCGAGAGGGACAGCTGCGGTTTCGGTCTGATCGCACACATGGACGATCAGGCCAGCCACAAGCTGGTGCAGTCGGCGATCACCGCCCTGCAGCGTATGACTCATCGCGGCGCGGTGGCGGCCGACGGCAAGACCGGTGATGGTTGCGGGCTGCTGATGAAGAAGCCCGATCCGTTTCTGCGCCGTGAGGCGGCCAAGCTCGGCATCGAGTTGCCGCAGGATTACTGCGCCGGCAATGTCTTCTTTTCGCGCGACGAGTCCCGGCGCGAACATGCACGGACTGTTTTCAATGAGGCGCTGGAGTTTCACGACCTCAGCGTGGCTGGCTATCGCGAAGTGCCCACCGAGGAATCGGCGCTCGGCGAAGAGGCCTTGAAAACCCAGCCGATGATCGAACAGGTCTTCATCACCGCGCCCGAGGGGACGCACAAGTTCGCGTTCGAGCTCAAGCTGTTCAAGGCGCGTCGCCGCGCCGAGAAAATTCTGGCTGCCGAAGGCGACACCGAGTTCTATGTGACCACGCTGTCGTGCCGCGTGATCGTCTACAAGGGCCTGGTGATGCCGGAGTTTCTGGCGGAGTTCTACCCGGATCTTGCGGATCCGGCGCTTGAAACCTCGATGTGCGTGTTCCATCAGCGTTTCTCGACCAACACGCTGCCGCAGTGGCCGCTGTGCCATCCGTTTCGCTATCTCGCGCACAACGGCGAGATCAACACGATTTCCGGCAACCGCAAGTGGGCGATGGCGCGCGCCAAGAAGTTCGAGTGCGCGGAGATTCCGGACATTGAGGAAATCGCGCCGCTGGTGAACATGCGCGGCTCGGATTCGCAAAGCCTGGACAACATGCTGGAGGTGCTGCTGGCCGGTGGCATGGACGTCTTCGCTGCGCTGCGCACGATGATTCCGCCGGCCTGGCAGAACGTCGAAGATCTTGATCCCGACGTGCGCGCTTTCTACGAATACAACTCCGTGAACATGGAGCCCTGGGACGGTCCGGCCGGCGTAGTGCTGACCGATGGCCGCTACGCGGCCTGCTGCCTGGATCGCAACGGCTTGCGTCCGGCGCGTTACGTGATCACCGCGGATCGGCACATCACCCTGGCTTCCGAGATCGGCGTCAACGATTACAAGGCCTCCGAGGTCGTGGAGAAGGGCCGCCTGCGTCCCGGCGAGATTCTGGCGGTGGACACCGAAACCGGCTCGTTGCTGCGCCCGGAAGACATCGACAAGATGCTGGCCATGCGCAAGCCGTACAAGCAGTGGCTCAAGGCCAACATGCGGCGCCTGCAGGCCCACCTGTCCGAAGACCCGAATGCGCTGGACATCATGCCGCCGGACTCGGTGGCGACCTACCACAAGATGTTCCAGCTCAGCTTCGAGGAACGCGATCAGGTGCTGCGCCCGCTGGCCGAGGCCGGCACCGAGGCGATCGGCTCGATGGGCGACGACACGCCGTTCGCGGTGCTGTCCGAGAAGGTGCGTTCGGTCTACGACTATTTCCGGCAGATGTTCGCCCAGGTCACCAATCCACCGATCGATCCGCTGCGCGAACAGATCGTAATGTCGCTGGAATGCCAGTTGGGCGCTGAACGCGGCATGTTCGAAGATTCTCCTGCACGTTGCGCGCGCTTGCTGATGGATTCACCGGTGCTGTCGGAAGCCAAGTTCCGCGCGCTCAACGCAATCGGCGAGAGCGATCCGGCCTATGCGCAGCAGGTCATCGACCTCAACTATGACCCGGCGCTCGGACTCAAGGCGGCACTGGAGGCAGTGTGCGAGGAGACCGTGGCGGCGGTACGGAGCGGCAAGGTGGTGATCGTGCTGTCGGACCGTGCGATCGAGCGCGGACGTCTGCCGATTCATGCACTGATGGCGGTCGGAGCCGTCAACAACCGGCTGGTGAAGGAAGGCCTGCGCTGCGACTGCAACATCGTCGTCGAGACCGCGACCGCACGCGATCCACACCACTTTGCCTGCCTGATCGGCTACGGCGCTTCGGTGATCTACCCGTATCTGGCCTACGCCTCGCTCTACGAAATGGCGCGCGCCGGTCAGGTCAAGAACAAGCCGGCCGAGCAGATGGCGCAGAGCTATCGCAAGGGCATCAACAAGGGTCTGTACAAGATCATCTCGAAGATGGGGATTTCGACGATCTCCAGCTATCGTGGCGCGCAGTTGTTCGAAATCGTCGGCCTGCACGAGGACATCGTGGGCCTGTGCTTCGAAGGCACTGTCTCGCGGATTCAGGGTTCACGCTTCGACGACCTGCAGTCCGAGCAGGACAGCCTCGCCGAACTGGCCTGGAGTTCGCGCAAGCCGATCGAACAGGGCGGCTTGCACAAGTACGTGCACGGCGGCGAATACCACGCCTACAACCCGGATGTGATCGGCACCCTGCAGCGTGCGGTCAAGAGCGGGCGCTATGAGGACTATCAGGTCTATGCGGCGGCCGTGAACGAGCGTCCGGTCGCGACGATTCGCGATCTGTTCCGCATCAAGACCGATCATCCGATTCCGATCGAGGAAGTCGAGCCGGTGGAGGCGATCCTCATGCGCTTCGATTCGGCCGGCATGTCACTGGGTGCGCTGTCGCCGGAGGCGCACGAAGCGCTGGCGATGGCGATGAACCGCCTCGGCGGCCGCAGCAACTCCGGGGAAGGCGGCGAAGACCCGGCGCGCTACGGTACCGACAAGATGTCCAAGATCAAGCAGGTGGCGAGTGGGCGCTTCGGCGTCACCCCGGCCTATCTGGTCAATGCCGAGGTGCTGCAGATCAAGGTCGCGCAGGGCGCCAAGCCGGGCGAAGGCGGACAGTTGCCGGGCGACAAGGTCAACGAGATGATCGCCACGCTGCGCTATTCCAAGCCCGGTGTCGCACTGATCTCGCCACCGCCACACCACGACATCTATTCGATCGAGGATCTGGCGCAGCTGATCTTCGATCTCAAGCAGGTCAATCCCAAGGCGCTGGTCTCGGTCAAGCTGGTATCCGGCCCGGGCGTCGGCACGATCGCGGCCGGCGTGGCCAAGGCCTATGCCGATCTGATCACGATCTCCGGCTATGACGGCGGCACCGGTGCCAGCCCGCTGACCTCGGTCAAGTACGCCGGTACGCCGTGGGAACTGGGCCTGTCCGAAACCCACCAGACGCTGCGCATGAACAATCTGCGCGACAAGGTGCGGGTGCAGACCGACGGCGGCCTCAAGACCGGTCTGGACGTGGTCAAGGCCGCGATCCTCGGCGCCGAGAGCTTCGGTTTCGGCACCGCGCCGATGGTGGCGCTGGGCTGCAAGTACCTTCGCATCTGCCATCTCAACAACTGCGCCACCGGCGTCGCTACGCAGAACAGCGTGCTGCGCCTCAACCATTTCATCGGCCTGCCGGAAATGGTCGCCAACTACTTCCGCTTCATCGCCCAGGAAACGCGCGAGCGCCTGGCGCAGCTCGGCGTGCGTTCGATCGCGGAACTGATCGGCCGCACCGATCTGCTGAAGATCGTCGAGGCGAAGTCCGGCAAGGCGCGCGGTCTGGATCTGTCGCCGATTCTGGAGTCGGCCGGCATGACGCTGGACAGCGCGCACTACTGCATGTTCAACAACGAGCCCTTCGACAAGGGCGAGCTGGCCGAGGCGATGACGCAGGACACGCTGCCGGCGATCGAGCACAAGACCGGCGGCATGTTCCACTACACCGTGCAGAACCGGCACCGTTCGATCGGCGCGCGCCTGTCGGGTGAGATCGCGCGGCGCCACGGCAACCTCGGCATGAGCGACAAGCCGATCACGCTCAAGCTCAAGGGCACGGCCGGGCAGAGCCTCGGCGTGTGGAACGCCGGCGGCCTGCACATCGAACTCGACGGCGATGCCAACGACTTCGTCGGCAAGGGCATGACCGGTGGCCGCATCATGATCCGTCCGCCCAAGGATTCGCGTTACGACACGCGGGACGCGGTGATCATCGGCAATACCTGCCTGTACGGCGCCACCGGCGGCACCCTGTATGCGGCGGGCCTGGCCGGCGAACGCTTCGCAGTGCGCAACTCCGGCGCGCACGCCGTGGTCGAAGGTGTAGGCGATCACGGCTGCGAATACATGACCGGCGGCGTGGTCGTGGTGCTGGGTCGTACCGGCGTCAACTTCGGTGCCGGCATGACCGGCGGCTTCGCCTATGTGCTCGACGAGAAGCGCAACTTCGTCGATCGCTACAACCACGAGCTGATCGACATTCATCGCGTGGTGTCGGAGTCGATGGACGCGCACGAGCATTACCTGCGCGCGATGATCGCCGACTACGCCACGGTGACCGGGTCGCGTTGGGCGCAGCAGATTCTCAGCGACTGGGCCGATTTCGTCGGCCGCTTCTGGCTGGTCAAGCCACGGGCGGCGGAAATCGGGACGCTCATCGATTCAGTGCGGGCGGCCGCCTGA
- a CDS encoding type II toxin-antitoxin system Phd/YefM family antitoxin yields MKTISIADARNRFTALIREAERGTPVQLSRRGTTVAVLLSAGDYQRLQAAAANASDFAAWAQAWRQRLPTGFEGVTPEEVARWRED; encoded by the coding sequence ATGAAAACCATCAGCATCGCCGACGCCAGAAATCGCTTCACGGCACTGATCCGCGAAGCGGAGCGCGGCACGCCGGTGCAGCTTTCACGGCGTGGAACGACCGTAGCGGTTCTGCTGAGCGCCGGCGACTATCAGCGCCTGCAGGCGGCAGCCGCCAACGCCAGCGATTTCGCGGCCTGGGCGCAGGCCTGGCGACAGCGCCTGCCCACCGGCTTCGAGGGTGTGACGCCGGAAGAAGTGGCGCGCTGGCGCGAGGACTGA
- a CDS encoding MgtC/SapB family protein has translation MTEVSTETLFPLLSAWLVGSLIGLERSFRGRPAGFRTHALVAVSSAMLMLVTTQQLRWLGEFPEDMLRTDPARMAQGIMTGIGFLGAGVIFKEGINVRGLTTAASIWATAAIGILLGVGLYWAGIIAAAITVGTLSLFHLVESRLPTQSYAHLTLRFAREHVPPEHGLRELLKELGYQVSDIGYRMADNGEHFEYRMVVHTLSRSNGPGLVERLNGLPELRGYRMSRTGY, from the coding sequence ATGACCGAAGTGTCCACCGAAACCCTGTTTCCGCTGCTGTCCGCATGGCTGGTCGGTAGCCTGATCGGTCTGGAGCGCAGCTTCCGTGGACGACCTGCCGGCTTTCGCACGCACGCATTGGTGGCCGTATCGTCCGCGATGCTGATGCTCGTCACCACTCAGCAGCTACGCTGGCTCGGCGAATTTCCCGAGGACATGCTACGCACCGACCCTGCCCGAATGGCTCAGGGCATCATGACCGGCATCGGCTTTCTCGGCGCCGGCGTGATCTTCAAGGAAGGCATCAATGTCCGTGGCCTGACCACGGCGGCTTCGATCTGGGCGACGGCGGCAATCGGCATTCTGCTGGGGGTCGGCTTGTATTGGGCGGGCATCATCGCCGCCGCGATCACCGTAGGCACACTGTCACTGTTCCATCTGGTGGAAAGCCGCCTGCCAACCCAGAGCTACGCGCACCTGACGCTACGTTTCGCGCGTGAGCACGTACCACCCGAACATGGACTGCGTGAACTGTTGAAGGAACTGGGCTATCAGGTCAGCGACATCGGCTATCGGATGGCCGACAACGGCGAGCATTTCGAATACCGGATGGTGGTGCACACCCTGAGTCGCAGCAACGGGCCGGGCCTGGTGGAACGACTCAATGGGCTGCCGGAACTGCGCGGGTACCGCATGTCACGCACGGGTTACTAG
- a CDS encoding deoxyguanosinetriphosphate triphosphohydrolase — protein MSQVLAPYAASDASSRGRRHVEPGPGHRSQYQRDRDRIIHSSAFRRLEYKTQVFVNHEGDLFRTRLTHSLEVAQIARTVARTLRLNEDLCEAICLAHDLGHTPFGHAGQDALHDCMREHGGFEHNAQSLRVVDELENKYADFRGLNLSFETREGILKHCSKTRARKLGEIGQRFLDGTAPSLEAQLANLADEIAYNNHDVDDGVRSGLVTLEQFEAVPLVARHLDEVRRRHPRATPRQTRHETIRRIINTLVSDLIDTSLARLAEAAPADIEAVRTSGGLLIAFSDEVRHEASELKRFLYQNLYRHHRVHRMTSKAKRVVREMFEAFMDDPRLMPPEFHDGAQALERSEGPAGRARIVADYVAGMTDRYALDEYERLFDPRRLV, from the coding sequence GTGAGCCAGGTTTTGGCGCCTTATGCGGCGAGCGATGCAAGCTCGCGCGGGCGCCGCCATGTCGAACCCGGGCCGGGTCACCGCAGTCAGTATCAGCGCGATCGTGACCGCATCATCCATTCGTCCGCATTCCGTCGGCTGGAATACAAGACTCAGGTCTTCGTCAATCATGAGGGTGACCTGTTTCGTACTCGGCTCACGCATTCGCTGGAAGTCGCGCAGATCGCGCGCACCGTGGCGCGCACCCTGCGTCTCAACGAAGATCTGTGCGAAGCGATCTGTCTGGCGCATGACCTGGGCCACACCCCGTTCGGGCACGCCGGCCAGGATGCGCTGCACGACTGCATGCGCGAGCATGGCGGTTTCGAGCACAATGCGCAGTCGCTGCGTGTGGTCGATGAGCTTGAAAACAAGTACGCGGATTTCCGCGGCCTCAATCTGAGCTTCGAGACGCGCGAGGGCATCCTCAAGCACTGCTCGAAAACACGCGCGCGCAAGCTCGGCGAGATCGGACAGCGGTTTCTGGACGGGACCGCACCCAGTCTGGAGGCGCAGCTCGCCAATCTTGCCGACGAAATCGCCTACAACAATCATGATGTCGATGACGGCGTGCGCTCCGGTCTGGTCACGCTGGAGCAGTTCGAAGCGGTGCCCCTGGTGGCGCGACACCTGGACGAGGTGCGCCGCCGCCATCCTCGGGCCACGCCGCGGCAGACGCGCCACGAAACCATTCGACGCATCATCAATACACTGGTGAGCGATCTCATCGACACCAGCCTCGCACGCCTCGCCGAAGCTGCGCCGGCCGATATCGAAGCCGTACGGACCAGCGGCGGCCTGCTCATCGCGTTTTCCGACGAAGTGCGCCACGAGGCCAGCGAACTCAAGCGTTTTCTGTATCAGAACCTGTATCGGCATCATCGTGTGCACCGCATGACCAGCAAGGCCAAACGCGTGGTGCGCGAGATGTTCGAAGCCTTCATGGACGATCCGCGACTGATGCCACCGGAATTCCACGATGGCGCACAGGCGCTGGAGCGTTCCGAAGGCCCGGCTGGACGCGCCCGCATCGTCGCCGACTACGTCGCCGGCATGACCGACCGCTACGCGCTGGATGAATACGAGCGCCTGTTCGATCCGCGGCGGCTGGTTTGA
- the aroB gene encoding 3-dehydroquinate synthase: MTQHLNTRVLNVDLGTRSYPIRIGARLLADPASYRELHGRPLKLITDHNVAAQYLAPVCAALKLSDADVLSLPPGEATKSWAKVEQVLDWLLEHRLPRDGVLVALGGGVIGDLAGFVAAIYQRGIDFTQIPTTLLAQVDSSVGGKTGINHARGKNMIGAFHQPRLVISDLATLSSLSRRELLSGMAEVIKYAMLGDADFFGWLEHNLDPLLALDGNRLAEVVERCCAMKAQIVAADERESGRRALLNLGHTFAHAIETHSGYGQWLHGEAVAVGLCMACNLSVRLGWLGEDEAQRCIALVRRAGLPTTPPADMTVDDFHEHMQLDKKVQGGKLRLILMRSIGEAVVSADFTPELLDDTLSRFCRIEAK; encoded by the coding sequence ATGACTCAGCATCTCAACACCCGGGTACTCAATGTCGACCTCGGAACGCGAAGCTACCCGATCCGCATCGGCGCGCGCCTGTTGGCAGACCCGGCGAGCTATCGTGAACTTCACGGCAGGCCGCTGAAGCTGATCACCGATCACAACGTCGCCGCGCAGTATCTGGCGCCGGTCTGCGCTGCCTTGAAGCTGTCGGATGCGGATGTGCTGAGCCTGCCGCCGGGCGAGGCGACCAAGAGCTGGGCCAAGGTCGAGCAGGTGCTGGACTGGCTGCTGGAACACCGCCTGCCGCGCGACGGGGTGCTGGTTGCACTTGGCGGCGGAGTGATCGGCGATCTGGCCGGCTTCGTGGCCGCGATCTACCAGCGCGGCATCGATTTCACGCAGATTCCGACCACGCTGCTGGCGCAGGTCGATTCGAGCGTCGGCGGCAAGACCGGCATCAATCATGCGCGCGGCAAGAACATGATCGGCGCCTTCCATCAGCCGAGGCTGGTCATCTCCGATCTGGCCACGCTGTCGTCGCTGTCGCGACGAGAGTTGCTGTCCGGCATGGCCGAGGTCATCAAGTACGCAATGCTCGGTGACGCCGACTTCTTCGGCTGGCTTGAACACAATCTCGATCCTTTGCTGGCGCTGGACGGCAATCGTCTGGCCGAAGTGGTCGAACGCTGCTGCGCGATGAAGGCCCAGATCGTCGCCGCCGACGAACGCGAATCCGGCCGACGGGCCCTGCTCAATCTCGGACACACCTTCGCCCACGCCATCGAAACCCACAGCGGCTATGGCCAGTGGCTGCATGGCGAAGCCGTGGCGGTCGGCCTGTGCATGGCCTGCAATCTGTCGGTCCGGCTCGGCTGGCTGGGTGAGGACGAAGCACAGCGCTGCATTGCTCTGGTGCGGCGTGCCGGGCTGCCGACGACACCGCCGGCGGACATGACGGTCGACGATTTCCACGAGCACATGCAACTCGACAAGAAGGTCCAGGGTGGCAAGCTGCGGCTGATACTGATGCGTTCGATCGGCGAGGCCGTGGTCAGTGCCGACTTCACGCCGGAACTGCTCGACGACACCCTGTCCCGTTTCTGTCGCATCGAGGCCAAGTGA
- a CDS encoding shikimate kinase gives MSAPRRISLVGPMGAGKTTVGRRLAELRHQTFCDSDQEIERRTGVDISYIFEKEGEAGFRQREKQAIAALLEQPGIVLASGGGAVLDADTRRLMASHSVVIYLHAGVEQQVQRTARAENRPLLQNVDRAQTLARLFEVRDPLYREIADLVVYTDGRHARALVREISDFLHSHEFVA, from the coding sequence ATGAGTGCGCCACGGCGGATTTCCCTGGTAGGACCGATGGGGGCCGGCAAGACCACCGTCGGTCGCCGTCTCGCCGAATTGCGTCATCAGACGTTTTGCGACAGTGACCAGGAAATCGAGAGGCGCACCGGCGTCGACATTTCCTACATCTTTGAAAAGGAAGGCGAGGCGGGTTTTCGCCAGCGTGAGAAGCAGGCGATCGCGGCGCTGCTCGAACAGCCCGGCATCGTTCTGGCCAGCGGTGGCGGGGCGGTGCTCGATGCCGACACACGCCGTCTGATGGCTTCGCACAGTGTCGTCATCTATCTGCACGCTGGTGTCGAGCAGCAGGTGCAGCGCACTGCGCGTGCTGAAAATCGGCCGCTGTTGCAGAATGTCGACCGCGCGCAGACCCTGGCGCGTCTGTTCGAGGTTCGCGATCCGCTATATCGCGAAATCGCCGACCTGGTCGTCTACACCGATGGTCGTCACGCGCGCGCCCTGGTTCGCGAGATCAGTGACTTCCTGCACAGCCACGAATTCGTTGCATGA